The Argentina anserina chromosome 5, drPotAnse1.1, whole genome shotgun sequence genome includes the window taatcggaTCTCTTAATGAGAttggtgagacgataagctacttgaaagcagaatttgagatgaaagacatgGGAAAGACTCGGTTTTGCTTAGGTTTGGAAATTGAGCATAAAGTTGGTGGAATCCTTGTACCCCAGTCTGCATACGTCCAAAAGATGCTCAGGCAGTTCTGTATGGACAAATTTATGCACCCTTCTagtactcccatggtcgtaaGAAGTCTAGATACCAAGAAAAATCCATTTCGTCCGAAAGATGACGATGAAGAGATACTTGGTCCTGAATATCCATATTTGAGTGCTATAGGAGCTTTACTTTACCTAGCTCAATGTACTCGTCCAGACATTGCATTCTCAGTTAACTTGTTGGCAAGGTTTAGTTCTGCACCAACTATGCGTCATTGGACCGGTATCAACAACATTTTTaggtacttgaaaggttccattGATATGGGGTTGTATTATCAGTATTATGATAAGAAAAGTGTTATTCCGGCAAgaattgatggtgatgatcgacACAATTTCGCCGCCATGCTCTCCCGGAAAGCTGGACACGGCCATGTTGCCACCGCCGCCTGTGTTGCTGTCGGTGCTGCTTCTCAGCATTTGAATGGCAATTCCTACTTTCCTACAACTTCTAGTGATGAGTTGGTAGGATTTGCTGATGCTGGATACCTTTCGGATCCACACAAAGGACGTTCCCAAACTGGTTATGTTTTTACCATGGGGAATACGGCGATTTCTTGGAGATCAACCAAGCAAACCCTTGTTGTTGCTTCCTCAAATCATTATGAGATTATAGCATTGCATGAAGCAGTCAAATAGTGTATTTGGTTTCGAGCAATCATTACTCATATTCGATAGGCTAGTGGATTAAATTCTACTACAATTGAACCTACATGTCTTTACGAAGATAATGATGCTTGCTTTGAGCAGATTAAACTAGGTTACATTAAGGGTGATAACacaaagcatatttcgccaaaGTTCTTTTATAATCAGCAACAACAAGAGATGTTAAATATCCAAGTTAATCAGATTTGTTCTGAGGATAATGTGGCAgatttgttcactaagtcTCTTCCAAAATCTACATTTGTGAAGCATGTGAAACGCATTGGCTTGCGTCGTCTATCAGAGCTCCAAGATTGAGTTAAAGATCAAGGGGAGCGGTTTTGTAGACATCAGGgagagtctacatcacatgcatTGATCATTTGTAGTtagtgcgttgtgctctttttctcctttgaccaaagcttttaattttacccaaaaggtttttgttttgtttgggaaggcttttaccgaggcaacagtATTGCACTATGTCACATTAGGATCGCGATACAATGaggagtgttgtaggagaatcatCTCATATTCATACTGTattttgtcctaattagtatagccTAGTTAGATAAAGAATGTTAGCTATTCCATGATTCATCAGTATCTTtgttgtaatgcctatatataaggctCTATGCTATCAATAAAATCACAATTATTTTTCTCGAATTCATTCTATTGTTTCagttaaaacattttcttttaattaaaCCAGTCACCAGAAGACATTAAATTTAGTTTGTTTCAAATAAACTTGATCCCCATTGAAGTATTCCATCGTAGGTCTATTCTCTCATAGTGGTTTTACCGTccaattttcaattctccatATGTTTCTACCTAGCTAGCGAGATTTCTATACGATCGATCGTGTTGTCTATCATGACCGTCTCATTCATGTTGTGATTGCCTTTGTTATTATCCGGAGGCATTATATTGAGACAATTTCAACTACAGATCTTGTAGATTCCTCCTCAAGGCTTGTTGTTGGCACCGATTGATTCATCTTCTTTATGTCTTTGCTCTTTCCCCACAGGACAGCGTATATGCCTCCAATGATTAACACCGCTCCTAGCACACTGCATGTTATTTCAAATTTATTAACAAAAAGAATGTTTAAAATTGAGTGTGTATTTCTTGCATACAGAGTTCTGTTCAAAGTAGTTTGATTAGAGATTTAACGAAATGAACCTGCCGAGGTGCAGCTTCTCGTCCAACAACAAGGAGCCGACGAGGGCAACAAAAACAAGAACCAGAGGCCCGAAAACTGACGCATACAAAGGGCCTCTCATGCTTATGCAAAGTGTAGTACATGTGAGACTTACTGCAGTACCCACAATACCCTAAAACACGAGTGAAATTTTAAATGCTGAATCATGagcagaagaaagaaaaatatcacTGTTATATTGCAACCGATAAATAAAGGTAAATTCTGAGATCGAGTcacgtacgtacgtaccaGGTATAGGACTGTTAGAAGTCTAATATTCCAACCCAACTTCCAGTTGTTCCAGTCCCTGTCAACGCAGAAGGCAAAACCAAGGGACTGGATTGCTCCCATAAATGACATTAGAGCTGCGCTTGAATAATAACTAGGGTATTTCTCACCCATCTTAGCCTACATAGTGTAGAAAGTGGAAATAATTAGCTAAATGAATGTGgaatatatttcattattgttaaaataacaaaattgtGTGTGAAGTCATGGATGACCTGAATTATTAGCCACAAAGCATAGCCAAAGGAGCAGGCGAGAGCCAGAAGACAACCCAGAACTCGATGAGCATACTCGTGGGAAGCTGCTGCCTCCATACTTAAGTGCGGTTGTTGCTGGTGACTACTATGCAGAAGCAGGTTAATATGGGTGTTCCATAAGTGGATTTCCACCCCTTTGTAAAAGGTCATAAGCATCGCTCCACTTATTCCCAAGAATGTCCCCAACACCTTTGCCTTCCCTCCTACGCTCCTTAAGTTCAATCTCTCCAACCTAAGCATGCATTTTTCAAATTACCAAGGCTGATTATCGAATAATAGAAGAGCAAAAATGCAGAAAAATATATGGGTTTTGGTGAAGATGGAGCTAATATGACATCATCAAATGTCAACTAATTAGGACTAGTTTTGGGATGTGATTCACTACTTACCCAAAGGAGACGGCCAAAACGAAAGTTATGGCCGGGACGAGTTGAGTTATGGCAGAAGCAAATGTTGGCGACGTTAACGTTAAACTTGCAATGTACAGATTTTGCGACAATGATCCCCTGcatcaataatatatattgacaCTCGTGAAAAATTCAGTTGTAGTTGACAACAATTTAGAGTCACATACAAAGAGAGTCATTAAGCCTGCTAGCTAACTTCCTGACATGCAGGCTGCATAGATTTAATTTTAGTGTTCACAACTATGACTGGCATGGCCACGCAAATTAAAGCAGCATAGCCTAGAAGTGATACACAACATGATAGTCATGTAAAAGGTATTCATAGATATTATCAACATATACAGATATAGTTGGCAGCTGCGAGTTCCAAAGGAGCTCCAAGTGTAAGCATACATGCACGAgtatactctctctctctctctctctctctctctctctctctctctctctgtctaaCTGTCTCTCTCAGTATATGTGTACGTGCGTGTACGTCAGTACATGTATACATACCCCGATTATTTTGATATCGATTATGATCCATGTTCTTGCTTTAGTTCCTGAAAATTTGATCAAGAATAGtcgaaagaaaaacaatacGTACATATGTGTATGTGCATGTTCTTACTTCTTATACAGAAACACGCACAAGTGAACACAAACATACATGCGCGCTGTGTGCTTACCCAAACAACCCAGACAAAAAAGCTTGGAGGAGTACCATCGGAGTGAGTTTTGGCCTGCTCTTTCTGCATGTAAAAGCAGATTAATTGATCTTAATTAACGCCTCAAATTGATATTAATTAACCGATAAATAAATCAGTAATAATTCATTTCCGCAAAAAATTGGTAAAGCAATGCTCTCTGTCCGTCCTTTTCCGAGAGACTTTCAGAGTAAAGTCATATTGTTATTTTGCTAGAATGGTTTGAAACCGATCAAATATTGTACGTGTGAAAACCCAAAATAAGAATAATCTGAATTGACTTAATCAAATAGTATATGacatcatatatatcatgACATGCACTGAAATAAAGAAGAGGTATCCCTGTTGCATTCGTATTTCTTTTGGAAAAGAGTAAAGGTTAAACACCGTCTGGCATGCATTTCTGAGCTATGCATATCGGCTTCGGAGGGCAATGGAATTGCGGTCGGATTAACTAGAACGTAGAGATAAGAtgcgtgcagtgaatgaaagAATGACTTGTTATGTGTTACCTTTCAACGAAGAAAGCAATAGGAGAAAGGAAAACAGTGGCAAAACTGAAGCGATAGGCAATAATAAGCCTGATGTCCATTCCATCATTAGCAGCCAGTTTGTACAACAAGTTGACTCCAACGGATGAAAACTGAACCACCAGCATCAGCATCAATGGCTTCAGCCCACGCAAAGCATTAAGACAACTACCACCCATCAGTATATCGATCTAGCTATCCGATcgaggctatatatatatatatatatatctgatatctgcgcacccagagagagagagagagagagagagagagagagagaggtctgGAGAAGATTGTGTGAGTGATTAAAGTAAGTGCAGTGAATTGAATTGGGTAGTGATTAGTTTTAGGGAAATGGCATGGGACTTTATAGCCATGCTGCAGCTGGTAGCGAGGTAGCAAAGATAGCCTGTGCACACCTCTGGCTTCTTTGGTCGCTCACCACGTCACCCCCGGTTTATGTTTAACTTTACACCGTTCGAGCAGCTGCAGAGAATCGTTCCAGTACGTTTActtttttctgtttctttctttACTACATATAACAATAGATTTTTGAcctctttcaagtttaatttcTACGAATTAACAAGGGCTACTAGTACTTCCCTTCTACATTAGCCAAAAATAGCAAAACCAATTCATCTTTCTAAATGTACATATATTATGGTATTGTCTTCTACCTCTTTACCCTTGATCatttgctatatatatatcaggtGGTGAGAACATGCAGATCGGAAAAGAGCATGGACATTCAACAATGAAGAATCAGACGTTATTTTCAGTTTCAGTTTTTGGAACATTCTTCTCATTGATACACGCATGCAAAGTTGATATAATAAACGATCCATGACTTGTTCTTTGGCTTCCTTTCTTTAATTTAATACAACGTGCATTCTAAAACCATTGATTTGCATGCTTTATCATTTCAATTAGGGTAAGATCGATCCATGGATGGTGACATCAAGTATTGTAATTATTATGAAATCAGTGTAAGGCAAAGTGAAGATGTGGTTCTATGAACTGTAAAGGGTAATCAGCATTTGTTCATCATCTTTTCCGCACATCTCTGCATTCTGTATGATTCTTCCGCGGCCACTAAGTAAAAAAGGATCAGTAAAATCAACTTTAAAGGCCATGTATAAATGACATATCTAAAAATTGGATAGTACACTAAAGTTCTTTCATACTAAACATGCATGGCAATTATTGACTGGAGGAGAAATTAGCGttgtaatttgaaattttctttcttctacCATAACTCTGATTCCATTCAATTGCCCATGCCAATAGATAGCAGTATTATTGTCTCAACAATAAAATTCACTCTTTTGTGTGCTACCAGTTCTTGATTCTTAAAAGTGGGCAAGGTTGGGTTTCATTGTTTTGATAAACGTGATAGCTTTGAGTTTTGTTTCTTCTCAAATAGTACTAATTAAATTGTTTTTGAGCCTTAAAGCCTGCCGATAAAATTTTCCAATTTCCTGCAACCTTGCCATAAGGATTTTGGTTTTCATTGATGCCAAGCATTGATGAGGAATTGCTTAGAAATGAGATTTATAAACATAGTAAGTGAACAAAAGTATTAATAGAAAGGGGTATTTAGGGTACTTCAAATGGGTAAGCAAAAAGTAAACATGAAATTAATAAAATGTATGGTGGGTGAACAAAAGAATGTAGGGTGAACAAAGAAATATGTACGGTGGCAATAGTCACACCCTATATGATATTCTCAAAACTCTGTAATACTGAATATATGCATGGGTGATGACAGATTCGTGCAATTGAGGAGATCTTTGCAAGTGTTTTCCTTTTTAGTTTAAGAACCGGTGTGGTTGCCCAACTAGCCAGACAGCCAAGTTATGgtcaaaattagaagaaaaagaagaaataaaaaaataaagaagaaaatagattAAAATAGTCATAAAAAGGTAAAATTTTGACCTTTTTATAACGTTGTATACAAAAACTTTGACATTTTGATGATGGGTACTGAAATTTGCGCGCTCACCCATTTATACAATTCACACGCACCTTGCATAActtttataaaatttctctATGATGTTATCTCATCCtcataaacaaaagaacttttaTGAATCAAAAATGTCAACCcttaatttaatataaatttaCAAAAATATGATGAATCGAAAATGTCAACCcttaatttaatataaagtTACAAAAATATGATGCAAAGATGCATCACTAAACTACAAAACATaaactgaaaatatataacaattgtttctaaaatataaatgaaaaataaatacattaCGGATTGGAACCAAAGAGTTAAGTGAGTAGTCGTTGATATGATTAGCCAAGCGGATCCTATGCACAAGAAGACACAAGTCAATCGTACGTAGAATTGGGGATAATCTTGCACCTAAAGGATCGAAGCTGACCATGGGCATTGCCAAACATGGCCATATTGGTAGACAATCCTTTGCAAACAAGTACCATAATTGTGGTACTGACAACCAATaattaataaaacaaaaatgtaGCCAAAACCACCAAAATTGGCGTAGATTCCAGTAGAAAAATTTGGGTTTGGTCTTAGGCCCAAGAGCTACCTGAGTCCCACGCCCAAACCCAACTCTAGATTTGAAGCTAGATCTGAATCGAAACCTAGCGTGAAGCTCTCTGCTCCGGTGAATGAATGGCCTTCATCTGATTCATCTACTAACGACAACATCTTAGATCCAAGAAGCTGATCTAAATCGGATTCGAGGACCATCAACGCCTCAAAACCTGTCGACACCATTGTCTTCGGAGTCATTGGCTCCACAATCCAATGTCGCTCGAGCCTATAAAACTCAGCCCAATCAGaaagtcatcatcatcactgaCCACTTCTCCAAAGAACTTGGACAAAGATCCCCCAAATGATGGAATCCATCAGAATAGGAGAACTCGGTGTCTCTGGGTATTATGACTATTATTTGAGCCCAAGGCCAGATGCTTTGCAGACCTCCCGCCGCCATTGAAGGATGAAAGCTACATGCTTAGGGTTTTTTTCTCCCCCGAAAGAGAgatcattatttttatttttattgtaatGTGCATAAACTAAAGAAATGAACAATACTTATCCTCATAAGTATTCCTACATGTTGACCCATACTACGTGGATTTAGTTAAAGTAACCAGCAACTTTAATGTGTAATTTCTCattaaaattaacaaaaaaaatctttcAAATAAGCAGAAGACCCAATTTGATATGCACATCAATATATAAAAGACCCATTATAAAACAGACGTCCGCAGTGCCAAATAAGTACGGATGTCTCTGCGTTTTCAACCCTCAAGTGTCTTCGATGGTGTATATCTGGGCGATCACATAGCATATGCTTCATGGGTTGCACCTCCATGAAGATGAAGGCCACCTCAATCTCCTTAAAGTTTTAGCCCGAGATCTCACCTAAAACTTCAAGTATGGATCAAGGTTGCCGCAAACCGATAGCTAGCGACTTCACCGGTGATCAAAAGCTCAGGATTGAGGCTTACCCTCCACTCAACAAGAGAAGAGTCGTCGGCAGCGGTTGATCGTGGCAAAAACAAAAGACGTTCGTACTTTAAGGgcactacatatatatatatatatagttgctacAACTAAAATAcattgagaaaataaaaaatacattttttttaagaaatggGAAATGTGAATGATgacaataaaagaaaagaaaaaaaaaccttctCTTTGAAAAACCCTAGGTTTTCCATCGCAGACCCGTATAAAAGGACTCACGCCTCGAAGTTACACTCTCCAGCCGCTCCTCTGTAAACTCTCCTTTCCCTCTCTTCTTCACTCCAACTAATCCCCGGAGGCGGAGCTCTAGCCAGAGCTTATCAGTCCCTCTTctctcaccaccaccaccatggcGACGACCACTGCCGCTCCTCCACGTCAGCTCTCCCAGAAGGAGGCTGACATCCAGATGATGTTGGCGGCCGAGGTCCACCTCGGAACCAAGAACTGCGACTTCCAGATGGAGAGATACGTCTTCAAGCGCCGCAACGACGGTATTGTTTTCTTCCTTCGATTTCTGTGTTGTTATTTCTAGGTGTCTCATCTGTTCTTGTATCGAGGTCTCGATTTTTAAGGTGTTCCGACTGCTGTGTTGTACTTTCagttttagggttttggtaGATCTACGAGTACAGTGTGGCTTTGGTAGTGTTTGTTTTTATCTCTAAATTGTGGTTCGAATCGAATAGTTACATCTCGTAATTGAAACTTGAACACTGCTTTGATTCAGTTAACTAGAGATTAAGCAAGTAATTTGTGAATGTGGTTGGGTTTTTTACCAAGCTCAGCTCTATGCTACTATATACACATTGGTAATCGGCCTTTTACTGCAATGATGATTGGGTGTGGCGGGTATAATGCGTAGGATTTGGCTCTGTTTTATGTATATCTGACATTGTAACTGTAGTTGACGGTATCTTTGGTGGTGATAGAGTGGTATTCCTGTGGTGTGATTTGCTTTAGTTTTAGTCAGAGAGTCAAGAGAGTTTTGGGTGGCGTTGTTGTTTAATTGGTTGTTGCTGTGGTGATTCTCAGGTATTT containing:
- the LOC126795267 gene encoding WAT1-related protein At1g68170-like gives rise to the protein MGGSCLNALRGLKPLMLMLVVQFSSVGVNLLYKLAANDGMDIRLIIAYRFSFATVFLSPIAFFVERKSRPKLTPMVLLQAFLSGLFGGSLSQNLYIASLTLTSPTFASAITQLVPAITFVLAVSFGLERLNLRSVGGKAKVLGTFLGISGAMLMTFYKGVEIHLWNTHINLLLHSSHQQQPHLSMEAAASHEYAHRVLGCLLALACSFGYALWLIIQAKMGEKYPSYYSSAALMSFMGAIQSLGFAFCVDRDWNNWKLGWNIRLLTVLYLGIVGTAVSLTCTTLCISMRGPLYASVFGPLVLVFVALVGSLLLDEKLHLGSVLGAVLIIGGIYAVLWGKSKDIKKMNQSVPTTSLEEESTRSVVEIVSI